A stretch of the Deltaproteobacteria bacterium genome encodes the following:
- a CDS encoding TVP38/TMEM64 family protein: MKARKILILLVFAAAVAAFHFLDLGKYLTLESLKANRARLTDLRLAHTILFAAVFVLIYIVQTAFSLPGAAILSLAAGAIFGVLQGTLFVVTGATVGAILAFLVSRTLLRDWVVKKFGGRMEGIDRGLRENGLSYLLFLRLVPAFPFFLVNLACGVTGLPLRTYALGTLFGIMPGSLVFVNAGASLAAIESVRQVASPRVLGSFALLGLFALLPTIIDAVKKRREGSALPLDRRLK, from the coding sequence CTCCTTGTATTCGCTGCGGCCGTGGCGGCGTTCCACTTCCTCGACCTGGGGAAGTACCTGACGCTGGAAAGCCTGAAGGCGAACCGGGCACGGCTTACGGATCTGCGCCTGGCGCATACCATCTTGTTCGCGGCCGTCTTCGTGTTGATCTACATCGTGCAGACGGCTTTCTCCCTCCCGGGGGCGGCCATCCTGTCTCTTGCCGCGGGAGCGATCTTCGGGGTCCTCCAGGGGACGCTGTTCGTCGTGACGGGGGCCACCGTCGGGGCCATCCTCGCCTTCCTTGTCAGCCGGACGCTGCTGCGGGACTGGGTAGTGAAGAAGTTCGGCGGGCGGATGGAGGGGATCGACCGCGGGTTGCGGGAGAACGGCCTCTCCTACCTCCTCTTCCTGCGGCTGGTCCCGGCGTTCCCGTTCTTCCTGGTCAACCTCGCGTGCGGCGTCACGGGACTGCCGCTTCGCACCTACGCCCTGGGCACGCTGTTCGGGATCATGCCGGGGAGCCTGGTCTTCGTGAACGCGGGGGCAAGTCTTGCGGCGATCGAGAGCGTGCGCCAGGTCGCCAGCCCGCGCGTGCTCGGATCGTTCGCGCTGTTGGGGCTGTTCGCCCTTCTGCCCACGATCATCGATGCCGTCAAGAAGCGGCGGGAGGGGAGCGCTCTCCCCTTGGACAGGAGATTGAAATGA